A section of the Methanosarcina mazei S-6 genome encodes:
- a CDS encoding ATP-dependent DNA ligase produces the protein MTSFREFAETCQAIEKISSTIETTNKVADLLKKVDVEELPVATHFIMSEVFPAWSGEQLGIGTSLLYVSLSKASGMSIHSIESLVRTTGDIGDTALLILKEKRKNQVTFSSFFEEKPELSITEVYRRFKIASEASGKGSQDIKVKNLQFLFTSSSPREAKYISRLALEELRIGVGEGVVRDAIAKAFSVPAEIVEHSFMVTNDLGIVAAAAKKGGVEALERLGIEINRPIKMMLSQISPDIDADIRAMKEVAIEWKFDGARVQIHKDGNSVTLFSRKLENVTSSLPDLVEIVRKHVKAESAILDGEAVAVDENGVPRAFQEILKRFRRKYDVREKALGIPIQLNFFDIMYINGKTLIDLPLLERRKALESCVESSVEDSKSISVAEQVITGDLELVEKIYREALKAGHEGVMVKNPNSVYSPGKRGKNWLKKKPLMDTLDLVIVGAEWGFGRRANLIGSYTVACYDPDTTRFLQVGKVGTGLTDDQLKELTEILSGLMEGGEAGGVFAIRPKVVLEIAFEEIQKSPNYDSGFALRFPRFIRIRDDKDPEEADTIQRIGRVYSQQLKRL, from the coding sequence ATGACAAGTTTCAGGGAATTTGCAGAAACGTGCCAGGCAATTGAAAAAATATCAAGCACTATAGAGACCACAAATAAGGTTGCCGACCTTCTCAAAAAGGTTGATGTTGAAGAGCTTCCTGTTGCCACTCATTTTATTATGAGTGAGGTTTTTCCTGCCTGGAGTGGGGAACAGCTCGGGATTGGCACAAGCCTGCTTTACGTTTCTCTTTCCAAAGCCTCAGGCATGTCCATACACAGTATAGAATCTCTTGTCCGGACGACCGGAGATATAGGGGATACAGCACTCCTTATCCTTAAAGAAAAAAGAAAAAATCAGGTGACATTCTCTTCTTTCTTTGAGGAAAAGCCAGAGCTATCAATAACAGAGGTTTACAGGCGTTTCAAGATCGCATCAGAAGCTTCTGGAAAAGGTTCACAGGATATTAAGGTCAAAAACCTCCAGTTTCTGTTCACTTCATCAAGTCCTAGGGAAGCAAAATACATCTCAAGGCTTGCGCTTGAAGAACTCAGGATAGGCGTGGGAGAAGGAGTTGTCAGGGACGCTATTGCAAAAGCTTTTTCTGTTCCTGCAGAGATTGTGGAACATTCCTTCATGGTTACAAATGACCTCGGAATAGTGGCTGCAGCGGCTAAAAAAGGAGGGGTTGAAGCTCTCGAGAGACTCGGGATAGAAATTAACCGCCCTATCAAGATGATGCTTTCTCAGATCAGCCCTGACATAGATGCTGATATAAGAGCCATGAAGGAGGTTGCAATTGAATGGAAATTTGATGGGGCCAGGGTCCAGATCCACAAGGACGGAAATTCCGTAACTCTTTTTTCGCGTAAACTTGAAAATGTTACCAGTTCCCTCCCTGACCTCGTTGAAATAGTCCGAAAACATGTAAAAGCTGAGTCAGCGATCCTTGACGGAGAAGCCGTAGCTGTGGACGAAAATGGGGTTCCAAGGGCTTTTCAGGAAATTCTCAAGCGTTTCAGGCGAAAGTACGATGTCAGGGAAAAGGCACTCGGAATTCCTATCCAGCTCAACTTTTTTGACATTATGTACATCAACGGCAAAACTTTGATAGATCTCCCGCTTCTCGAGAGGAGGAAAGCTCTTGAGTCCTGTGTTGAGAGTTCTGTCGAGGACTCAAAGTCCATTTCCGTGGCTGAGCAGGTCATAACCGGAGACCTTGAGCTTGTGGAGAAGATCTACAGGGAAGCCTTAAAAGCCGGGCATGAAGGAGTTATGGTTAAAAACCCGAATTCCGTTTATTCTCCTGGAAAACGCGGAAAAAACTGGCTCAAGAAAAAACCTCTCATGGACACTCTTGACCTTGTAATTGTCGGAGCTGAATGGGGTTTCGGGCGCAGGGCAAACCTGATCGGCTCTTATACCGTTGCCTGTTACGACCCCGATACTACTCGCTTCCTGCAGGTAGGCAAGGTCGGCACGGGGCTTACGGACGATCAGCTAAAAGAGCTTACGGAAATACTCTCAGGGCTAATGGAAGGCGGAGAAGCCGGAGGAGTATTTGCTATCAGGCCAAAGGTTGTCCTTGAAATCGCTTTTGAGGAAATCCAGAAAAGCCCCAACTACGACTCGGGTTTTGCACTTCGTTTTCCCCGTTTCATCCGCATCCGTGACGATAAAGACCCGGAAGAAGCGGATACTATCCAGCGGATAGGGCGCGTATACAGTCAGCAGCTGAAAAGACTGTAA
- a CDS encoding homoserine dehydrogenase, whose amino-acid sequence MKTVRCSILGFGAIGQGVAEVLLMKKEYLESIGLEIIVVAVVDSRGATINPEGVDLADCLARKRTTGTVAIEKITGVEVIKSIDHDLVIETTPTNIVTGGAGLQNMFAAFEIGKDVITSNKGPLTLKYRELMEAAKVAGSSFRFEATVGGSMPIINLANEVLAGNRLKSIKGILNGTCNYILTRMLEERASYKDILAESMELGIAETDPTYDVDGIDTACKLVILANAIFGLNATYKDVEVTGITKITPEALEMAYERGHVIKLIGEVSRERIHVAPRLVPINHPLDVRGTLNVASIDTELAGEITVTGKGAGPVETASAILSDLIAIYGNQ is encoded by the coding sequence ATGAAAACAGTGCGCTGTTCTATTTTAGGATTTGGTGCAATCGGACAGGGTGTAGCCGAGGTACTCCTTATGAAAAAAGAGTATCTGGAAAGTATCGGGCTGGAAATTATAGTGGTCGCTGTAGTGGACTCAAGAGGAGCTACTATAAATCCCGAAGGTGTTGACCTTGCAGACTGCCTTGCACGCAAAAGAACCACGGGCACGGTTGCTATAGAAAAAATTACAGGCGTTGAGGTTATAAAGTCCATAGACCACGACCTTGTTATAGAGACCACTCCCACAAATATCGTCACCGGAGGAGCGGGGCTTCAGAATATGTTTGCAGCCTTCGAAATCGGTAAAGATGTCATTACCTCCAATAAAGGTCCACTTACCCTGAAATACAGAGAACTGATGGAAGCCGCAAAAGTTGCGGGGTCCAGTTTCAGGTTCGAAGCTACGGTTGGCGGTTCCATGCCCATCATTAACCTGGCAAATGAGGTTCTTGCAGGAAACAGGCTTAAAAGCATCAAAGGGATTTTGAACGGGACATGCAATTATATCCTTACCAGGATGCTTGAAGAAAGGGCAAGTTATAAAGACATTCTCGCCGAGTCCATGGAACTCGGAATCGCCGAAACCGACCCCACATACGATGTGGACGGGATTGATACTGCCTGCAAGCTTGTAATCCTTGCCAATGCGATTTTCGGCCTCAATGCAACGTATAAGGATGTTGAGGTTACAGGGATCACGAAAATTACTCCCGAAGCTCTGGAAATGGCTTATGAAAGGGGGCACGTGATCAAGCTCATAGGAGAGGTCAGCAGGGAAAGAATCCATGTTGCTCCGAGGCTTGTGCCCATCAATCACCCTCTTGACGTGAGGGGCACTCTTAATGTGGCTTCCATAGATACCGAGCTTGCAGGAGAAATTACAGTTACGGGTAAGGGTGCAGGACCTGTAGAAACGGCAAGTGCAATTCTCAGTGACCTGATTGCAATTTACGGAAATCAGTAA
- a CDS encoding amino acid-binding protein: protein MRVSMDIELKDVPGQMLLALQPLSEFKANLITVLHHHQKRTPRKTVPVQLVLEMKPESIEAIKAKLEENGIRVVRVGEHRFRESINVVLIGHVVHTGIQDTIDEIDKTGFAEVVDLSLSMPGINLLSSALIRVDAVGKEDLQKALDILKKVSAKKDLLMVLPIDIQA from the coding sequence ATGCGAGTTTCCATGGACATTGAATTAAAAGATGTGCCCGGGCAGATGCTTTTAGCCCTCCAGCCTCTTTCGGAATTCAAAGCTAACCTGATAACGGTTTTGCATCATCATCAGAAAAGGACCCCCAGAAAGACGGTACCCGTACAGCTCGTACTTGAGATGAAACCTGAAAGTATAGAAGCAATAAAGGCAAAACTTGAGGAAAATGGGATAAGAGTTGTAAGGGTTGGAGAACATCGTTTCAGAGAAAGCATAAATGTGGTTCTTATAGGGCACGTGGTCCATACAGGGATACAGGACACTATTGACGAGATTGATAAGACCGGGTTTGCGGAAGTCGTGGATCTTTCACTATCCATGCCAGGCATTAATTTGCTTTCTTCAGCCCTGATCAGAGTCGATGCTGTGGGCAAAGAAGACCTGCAAAAGGCGCTTGATATTCTGAAAAAAGTCTCGGCAAAGAAAGATTTGCTGATGGTGCTTCCAATAGACATCCAGGCCTGA